Proteins from one Telopea speciosissima isolate NSW1024214 ecotype Mountain lineage chromosome 1, Tspe_v1, whole genome shotgun sequence genomic window:
- the LOC122642564 gene encoding transcriptional regulator TAC1-like, giving the protein MEEVDPPSPENSDHGGGGSNSSDQQIQTQTQRVKSYDCNFCKRGFSNAQALGGHMNIHRRERAKLIKPSTIITNKKEPMSSLSLVLESSNNENKASTLRPQLQLFVERRPSSSGERETKTTSVDYKELDLELRLGSES; this is encoded by the coding sequence ATGGAAGAAGTTGATCCTCCAAGCCCAGAGAATTCTGAtcatggaggaggaggaagcaacTCATCAGACCAACAGATTCAGACTCAAACCCAGAGGGTGAAGTCTTATGACTGCAACTTTTGCAAGAGGGGTTTCTCTAATGCACAAGCGCTTGGTGGCCATATGAACATccatagaagagagagagcaaagCTCATAAAACCCTCCACCATCATCACCAACAAGAAGGAACCCATGAGCTCTCTATCTTTAGTATTGGAGTCCAGTAATAATGAAAACAAGGCTTCTACACTAAGGCCGCAGCTCCAGTTGTTTGTGGAGAGACGACCATCAAGCAGTGGTGAAAGGGAGACAAAGACGACCTCTGTGGATTATAAGGAATTGGACTTGGAGCTTCGGCTGGGATCTGAATCCTGA
- the LOC122642650 gene encoding zinc finger protein 10, whose product MEQARYWMWAKRKQCLTSSGDSWEEQAFAEDSSGPLGGCIWPPRSYSCSFCRREFRSAQALGGHMNVHRRDRARLKQSPTEILNHDQISIPPCTSLGGAASGSQYPPTTKVCTSFYNNPNPNNTTNTAIVVASSEPSPSRVSVPSSTKQTLIFPSYSSSSSIFSPPQSWSDSVAFRVFSELDSKEIEGVKNLNIPKNFNLVFHQSQLDGSGGGGGEKDDDVEEERGFIRKRQRSDDESSLPFFLFNSSSVDRHHHHLQSEVLGLGKNSMEDLDLELRLGDGPKVK is encoded by the coding sequence ATGGAGCAAGCTCGATATTGGATGTGGGCTAAGAGGAAACAGTGTCTGACCTCTTCTGGTGATTCATGGGAAGAACAAGCCTTTGCAGAAGACTCTTCTGGTCCTCTTGGTGGATGTATATGGCCTCCCAGATCTTATTCTTGCAGTTTCTGTAGAAGAGAATTCAGGTCAGCTCAAGCCCTAGGTGGTCATATGAATGTCCACAGAAGGGACAGGGCAAGACTCAAACAATCTCCTACTGAAATTCTTAATCATGATCAGATTAGTATTCCTCCTTGTACATCTCTTGGTGGTGCTGCCTCTGGTTCACAATACCCACCAACAACTAAGGTTTGCACTTCTTTCTATAATAATCCCAACCCTAACAACACTACTAACACAGCTATTGTTGTTGCATCATCTGAACCATCACCTTCTAGGGTTTCAGTACCATCCAGTACTAAACAGACCTTGATCTTTCCTTcctattcttcctcttcttccattttctctcCACCTCAATCGTGGTCCGATTCCGTTGCCTTTAGGGTTTTCTCCGAATTGGATTCGAAGGAGATTGAAGGAGTGAAGAATTTGAATATACCAAAGAATTTCAATTTAGTTTTCCATCAAAGCCAACTAGATGGatcaggtggtggtggtggtgagaagGATGATGAtgtggaggaggagagaggttTCATTAGAAAGAGACAGAGAAGTGATGATGAATCATCCttgcctttcttcctcttcaattCAAGTTCAGTTGATagacatcatcatcatctccaaTCAGAGGTGCTTGGACTTGGTAAGAATTCCATGGAGGATTTAGATCTTGAACTGCGGCTTGGTGATGGCCCCAAGGTGAAGTAG